From the Synechococcus sp. HK01-R genome, one window contains:
- a CDS encoding DUF305 domain-containing protein, whose translation MRRLALALTAISALTPQVALAQMDHHHGHHGHGMHHAEPANTKEAAPTHSGNHQHHAHGMGPAGSTYDLRFIDGMVEHHTGALRMSEYVFNIGAPGVGALANSIWNEQAREIKAMRQWRKAWYPDAPVYPVALRPNGDPNSMADLVRMSPDVIAAMRMSGTKPTRDNRVQWFLEGMIEHHGGALQMAHEARQNSTNPTVLRLAREIIVAQRKEIIELRKMLQSGGLNKPDYYKFDGLFAL comes from the coding sequence GTGCGACGTCTTGCCCTAGCCCTGACTGCGATCTCGGCACTGACCCCTCAAGTCGCATTGGCCCAAATGGACCATCACCATGGACATCACGGCCATGGGATGCATCACGCAGAACCTGCAAACACGAAAGAGGCAGCACCCACCCATTCCGGCAACCATCAGCACCATGCCCATGGCATGGGACCAGCAGGCAGCACCTACGACCTGCGCTTTATCGATGGCATGGTCGAGCATCACACCGGGGCGTTGCGGATGAGTGAGTACGTCTTCAACATCGGCGCCCCTGGGGTGGGGGCGTTGGCAAACAGCATCTGGAACGAGCAGGCCCGTGAGATCAAGGCGATGCGCCAATGGCGCAAAGCCTGGTATCCGGATGCACCGGTTTATCCCGTGGCATTGCGCCCTAACGGGGACCCCAACTCCATGGCAGATCTGGTGCGCATGAGTCCTGATGTGATTGCCGCGATGCGCATGTCGGGAACGAAGCCAACGCGCGACAACAGGGTGCAGTGGTTCTTAGAGGGAATGATTGAGCACCATGGAGGCGCACTTCAGATGGCCCATGAGGCTCGGCAAAACTCCACCAACCCCACCGTCCTTCGCCTGGCGCGCGAGATCATCGTCGCCCAGCGCAAAGAGATCATCGAACTCCGCAAGATGCTGCAAAGCGGAGGACTGAATAAGCCGGACTACTACAAATTTGATGGCCTTTTCGCGCTGTGA
- a CDS encoding DUF3721 domain-containing protein yields the protein MASHAHSKGIYQSKADAQQRASEIGCNTLHQNNGKWMPCADERKLHRQLRKQ from the coding sequence ATGGCCAGCCATGCTCACAGCAAAGGCATCTACCAATCCAAAGCTGACGCGCAACAACGTGCCAGTGAGATTGGTTGCAATACGCTGCATCAGAACAACGGAAAGTGGATGCCCTGCGCAGATGAGCGTAAACTCCACCGCCAACTTCGCAAGCAATGA